Proteins encoded together in one Caldivirga sp. window:
- a CDS encoding 50S ribosomal protein L22 has product MRYWSIRDEDVIELVRRKYNVVISPDQIAKARGLEFRISWKKAIEVARAVKFLTIKQAEEYMEKVKDLEAPVPIKEFTKKQAHHNVPWDGWPTAKWPAKVADAFLQVLRNLENNASYRGLNVDNTVIVHASASRGMRIRNYMPRALGRATPWFQDTVNIELAAVELPTELVPKKFSWARVLKSI; this is encoded by the coding sequence ATGAGGTATTGGTCAATAAGGGATGAGGATGTGATTGAATTAGTGAGGAGGAAGTATAATGTGGTTATTAGTCCTGATCAAATAGCTAAAGCTAGGGGGCTTGAGTTTAGGATAAGTTGGAAGAAGGCCATTGAGGTTGCCAGGGCTGTAAAATTCCTAACAATAAAACAGGCTGAGGAGTATATGGAGAAGGTTAAGGACTTGGAGGCTCCAGTACCAATTAAGGAATTCACTAAGAAGCAGGCCCACCATAATGTGCCTTGGGACGGTTGGCCCACAGCCAAGTGGCCTGCTAAGGTTGCTGATGCGTTCCTCCAGGTTTTAAGGAACCTTGAGAATAACGCCAGCTATAGGGGTTTAAACGTCGACAACACTGTTATAGTTCATGCCAGCGCCAGTAGGGGTATGAGGATAAGGAATTACATGCCTAGGGCCCTTGGGAGGGCTACACCATGGTTCCAGGATACAGTCAACATAGAGCTCGCTGCAGTGGAGCTCCCCACTGAGCTTGTTCCAAAGA